The Pelagovum sp. HNIBRBA483 sequence TTTTTGATCCGGAAGGAGAGACGGACATGAATGATGTAATGACTGCTGAGTTGGGCACGGTGCCTTGGTCGATCAAGGGTGAATTGATCCTGAACTGCAACTGTACCGTGTTTTGCCCCTGCGTGGTGAGCCTCGGTCAACACCCACCGACTGAAGGCTATTGCCAGGCGTGGTCCGGTGTTCGGATCGACGAGGGGCAATACGGAGATGTTGATCTCAGTGGCCTGAATGTTGGTTTGGTTCTGGAAATCCCAGGCCTGATGGCGCGAGGCAACTGGAAGGCCGCCGCCTATATCGATGACCGCGCAAGTGATGCCGCGTTCGATGCGCTTGTGGCGATTTTCTCCGGAAAAGCAAAGGGCACTACCGGCCTCTTCTCGATGCTGGTTTCCGAGTTCCTTGGCGCGGAACGGGCACCTGTCGTGTTTGAAAACGAAGGCAAGGCCCGTCGCTTGATGGTTGGTAAGTTCATCAAAGGCGAGGTTGTGCCGGTCGAAGGCGCACGCGAAGGCGAGGATATCGTCGTTCATAATACTCAGTATTGGATGGGACCGGATATCACCGTGGCAAAAGCAACGCAGGGTCGCGTGCGTGCGCACGGGCGCGTGTGGGATTTCGACGGGCGTTCCGCTGAAATCTGCCAGATCGATTGGAAGGGGCCCGGTCGCTAAAGCGCGGCCTTAAGGATAGGGACGATTTGAAATGGCAATGATTTCGCCATCTCGGCGCTTGCGCCGGACGCCATTCTCCGCAGGTGTGGAGCGCGAGGGTGTCAAAGCATACACCGTTTACAATCGCATGCTCTTGCCGACGGTTTTTGAATCTGTGGAGGCGGACTACCACCACCTGAAAAAGCATGTTCAGGTTTGGGACGTTTCCTGCGAACGGCAGATTGAACTTCGTGGTCCGGATGCGTCGCGCCTGATGCAGATGCTCACGCCGCGCGATCTGCGGGCCATGTTGCCGGGGCAGTGTTTTTACGTTCCGATTGTGGACGAAACCGGAGGCATGCTGAACGATCCTGTTGCGGTAAAGCTCTCTGAGGACCGCTGGTGGATTTCTATCGCCGATAGTGACCTGCTTTTCTGGGTAAAAGGTATTGCGCATGGCTACCGCCTAGATGTGCTGGTCGATGAGCCGGATGTGTCTCCCCTCGCTGTACAGGGGCCGAAAGCAGATGATCTTATGGCGCGGGTCTTTGGCGATTCCGTTCGGGACATTCGCTTCTTCCGCTTCGGCCATTTTGATTTCGAAGGTCATGATATGGTCGTCGCGCGATCAGGATATTCCAAACAAGGTGGCTTCGAAATCTATGTCCAAGACAGCGCAGCTGGTATGCCGCTTTGGGATGCTTTGTTTGCCGCTGGCCAGGATCTGGAAGTGCGCGCTGGGTGCCCGAACCTCATCGAGCGGATTGAGAGCGGCTTGCTGTCCTATGGCAACGATATGACCGACGATAATACCCCGCATGAGTGTGGATTGGGCAAGTTTTGTAATACCCACACCGCTATCGGTTGTATCGGCCGAGACGCGCTTCTGCGGGTTGCGAAAGAGGGACCGATCCAGCAAATTCGCCCGATTGAAATTTCTGGTGACCGTGTGCCGCCCTGTGACAGGGTTTGGCCGGCTTACGCGAATGGGAAGAAGGTCGGGCAGGTGACGTCGGCAACGTGGTCGCCTGATTTCAAGACGAACGTCGCAATCGGCATGATCCGCATGACCCATTGGGATGCCGATACGGTCATCGAAGTAGAGACACCTGATGGAATGCGCGCGGCGACTGTTCGCGAGACATTCTGGAATTAAGGAGAAATTCAATGTTCAAAGCATTGGTCGTCGAAAAGGACGATGAAGGAAAAACCCACGCTGCCGTGCGAGAGTTGGACGAAGCGCAGCTTCCCGATGGGGAAGTAACGGTATCGGTCGAATACTCAACGGTTAACTACAAAGACGGTCTGTGCGTGGGGCCGGGAGGTGGCTTGGTCCGGAATTATCCGCATGTGCCGGGGATCGACTTCGCGGGCACAGTCGCGGAATCCGATGACCCGCGTTATAAGGCAGGCGATGCTGTTGTCCTGACCGGTTGGCGTGTTGGAGAAGCGCACTGGGGCGGATATTCGCAAAAAGCTCGGGTGAAAGCAGATTGGCTTGTTCCGCTTCCGGAGGGCTTGGAGGCCCGTCAGGCGATGGCCGTCGGGACAGCAGGCTTTACAGCGATGCTCGCAGTCATGGCGCTCGAAGATCACGGAATGAAGCCTGAAAACGGCCCCGTTCTGGTGACTGGTGCAGCAGGTGGGGTCGGCTCGGTCGCAACAGCGATCCTTGCCAATCTGGGTTATGAGGTAGCAGCCGCCACGGGGCGGCCGGAAACTGAAGAGTATCTCAAACGCCTTGGCGCGAGCCGTATCGTCGCGCGTGACGAGATCAACGAGACAGTAAAGCGTCCGCTCGAGTCTGAAACTTGGGCTGGGTGTGTAGATGCCGTGGGCGGGGCAATGCTCGCGCGGGTGCTTGGCCAAATGAAATATGGCGCTTCTGTCGCGGCCGTGGGCCTTGCCGGCGGCGCGGGGTTGCCAGCAACTGTGATCCCTTTCCTTCTGCGTGGGGTCAACCTTCTTGGGATCGACAGCGTGCTGCAACCGTTCGAGAACCGTCAGCGCGCGTGGCAGCGGATTGTGACAGACCTGCCGATGGACAAGCTAGAGGCAATGGTGCAGCCAGCGACGCTTTCCGATCTTCCTGCATTGGGAGCTGATATCCTTAAAGGGAAGGTAAAGGGTCGCGTTGTTGTGGATGTAAACAGCTAACCGCGCGGCAAAAACTGGAGGAGGAGCCATGGGGTGGATGAGAGACGAGACGGGACTCGGGCGGCGCGAAGCCAACCATGTACCGCTTACACCGCTTTCACATCTGCGGAGAGCCGTTGAACTGTTTTCGGACAGGGAAGCGCTTGTCCACGGATCACTCCGGCTCTCCTACCTTGACTATTATCGACGGATCAGTCAGCTTGCTTCCGCTTTGCAGAAAAGCGGTGTGGCTTCGGGCGAGGTTGTGGCAGCGCTGTTGCCGAACATCCCCGCGCATGCCGAAGCCCATTTCGGTGTTCCTGCTTGTGGCGCTGTTCTGAACTCAATCAACACGCGCCTTGATCCTGAAACGATCGCTTACATTCTTGGCCATGGCGAGGCGAAAGTTGTTCTCGCTGATACAGAGTTGCTTCCAGTGGTGGAGTCTGCCCTCGCACAAATGGAAGGGTCTGTGCCGCGCATCATCGAAGTTTGCGACCAACAATCCGGCTTTCAACCTTCAGGGCGATACGTTGAGTATGAGACTTTCATTGCCGAA is a genomic window containing:
- a CDS encoding DUF1326 domain-containing protein, translated to MNDVMTAELGTVPWSIKGELILNCNCTVFCPCVVSLGQHPPTEGYCQAWSGVRIDEGQYGDVDLSGLNVGLVLEIPGLMARGNWKAAAYIDDRASDAAFDALVAIFSGKAKGTTGLFSMLVSEFLGAERAPVVFENEGKARRLMVGKFIKGEVVPVEGAREGEDIVVHNTQYWMGPDITVAKATQGRVRAHGRVWDFDGRSAEICQIDWKGPGR
- a CDS encoding dimethylsulfoniopropionate demethylase → MAMISPSRRLRRTPFSAGVEREGVKAYTVYNRMLLPTVFESVEADYHHLKKHVQVWDVSCERQIELRGPDASRLMQMLTPRDLRAMLPGQCFYVPIVDETGGMLNDPVAVKLSEDRWWISIADSDLLFWVKGIAHGYRLDVLVDEPDVSPLAVQGPKADDLMARVFGDSVRDIRFFRFGHFDFEGHDMVVARSGYSKQGGFEIYVQDSAAGMPLWDALFAAGQDLEVRAGCPNLIERIESGLLSYGNDMTDDNTPHECGLGKFCNTHTAIGCIGRDALLRVAKEGPIQQIRPIEISGDRVPPCDRVWPAYANGKKVGQVTSATWSPDFKTNVAIGMIRMTHWDADTVIEVETPDGMRAATVRETFWN
- the acuI gene encoding acryloyl-CoA reductase; this encodes MFKALVVEKDDEGKTHAAVRELDEAQLPDGEVTVSVEYSTVNYKDGLCVGPGGGLVRNYPHVPGIDFAGTVAESDDPRYKAGDAVVLTGWRVGEAHWGGYSQKARVKADWLVPLPEGLEARQAMAVGTAGFTAMLAVMALEDHGMKPENGPVLVTGAAGGVGSVATAILANLGYEVAAATGRPETEEYLKRLGASRIVARDEINETVKRPLESETWAGCVDAVGGAMLARVLGQMKYGASVAAVGLAGGAGLPATVIPFLLRGVNLLGIDSVLQPFENRQRAWQRIVTDLPMDKLEAMVQPATLSDLPALGADILKGKVKGRVVVDVNS